In a single window of the Acipenser ruthenus chromosome 42, fAciRut3.2 maternal haplotype, whole genome shotgun sequence genome:
- the LOC117966973 gene encoding uncharacterized protein LOC117966973 has protein sequence MASHDREAALLRSWKPRLIEVLGADPDLILQHVDSRCLLTLPEYRSLKSTRDPSEKTRDLLDRMIDKGGPATSSFLEILQLPDVLESFPKLEELGREAKRRTTKKRKVEEVDTSEDPSVQDKRNGRSSADCVQQQSSVSSSDPCSKHKGCQLVTEQQLMRLSGMVGREWKQVGRQLLGIPTHKLEHFEEENPRSRTERVFAMLLYWRTREGEGATASKLHQRLTAEGSPIHPQPLTFLLEPS, from the exons ATGGCGAGCCACGACAGGGAAGCCGCATTGCTGAGGAGCTGGAAGCCTCGTCTCATTGAGGTGCTGGGCGCTGATCCCGATCTCATCCTGCAGCACGTGGACTCTCGCTGCCTCCTGACCCTGCCGGAGTACCGGAGCCTCAAATCCACCCGCGACCCCTCAGAGAAGACCCGGGACCTGCTGGACCGCATGATTGACAAGGGGGGTCCAGCGACCAGCAGCTTCCTGGAGATCCTCCAACTCCCAGACGTGCTGGAGTCCTTCCCAAAGCTGGAGGAGCTTGGGAGAGAAG CTAAAAGGAGAacgacaaagaaaagaaaagttgaaGAAGTGGATACTAGCGAGGACCCCTCTGTGCAAG ATAAAAGAAACGGGCGCTCTTCCGCTGACTGTGTCCAGCAACAGAGCTCTGTGAGCAGCTCTGATCCCTGCAGCAAACACAAAG GGTGCCAGCTCGTCACTGAGCAGCAGCTGATGCGCCTGTCCGGGATGGTGGGTCGAGAGTGGAAGCAGGTGGGCAGGCAGCTCCTGGGGATCCCGACCCACAAGCTGGAGCACTTTGAGGAGGAGAACCCCCGGAGCCGCACGGAGAGGGTGTTCGCCATGCTGCTGTACTGGAGGACCAGGGAAGGGGAGGGAGCGACGGCTTCCAAGCTGCACCAGAGACTGACCGCGGAGGGCTCCCCGATCCACCCCCAGCCCCTCACCTTCCTCCTGGAGCCTTCATAG